The genome window CGGATACAGAGCCACAACTTCGCCCTTGCCGTTCCTGATGATCTGACTGTATGCATTGCCCCATAGGAGCAAATGCGTCATCAAAGTCTCCCGGAAGATAAAGGAAGTCATTTCCGGATTCGGCTCATCGTGGAGCAAAAAATAAAGCGGATGTTCCACCGCCTTTTCCTTACCGCCATCGTCGGTATATCTGTAAAATTGTAATGGCAGGCTCGCCACCGCCTCCGACAGGATCCTCACGCAGCAGTACACCGCCGTCATCTGCATCGCAGACCGCTCTGTCACATACTTGCCGGATGAACTCGCCCCTAAAAAGAAGCTGTAGCTGCTCCCCGCCGTCCTGTCCGTGGGCTTATCCCTGCTCCGAAATAAACCGCTCAGTATTCCCATCACCGTTACCTCCTATCTCAAAAGACCAATAATCCTCTTGTATCATAAACCGATTCTTCCTTTTCATTGCCGCACCGGATCGCCCTGTCCAGCGCCATGATCATTGCGATAGCCCCGTCAATCTTCTCCGTGGACTTCGCTTTATCCGCCTTGATGTTTCCTGCCGGATCCGTCCGGATGAAAATATTGTCCATGTTCCATCTGAGAACCGGATGACCGCCATGGGCTATTCTTTGCTCCAGAACCAACCTCATCAATTCCTTCGTAGGAGGCGACATGGAAGCAAAACCCTGCCCAAACGGAACCACTGTAAATCCCATACCTTCCAAATCCTGCGATAATTGCGTTGCTCCCCATCTGTCGTATGCGATCTCCCGGATGTAAAACCTCTCTCCAAGCCGCTCAATGAACTTCTCAATATATCCGTAATGTACCACATTCCCTTCCGTTGTTTCCAGAAAGCCCTTCCGCTCCCACACATCATAAGGAACATGGTCTCGCTTCACCCTTAAATCCAACGTTTCCTCCGGAACCCAGAAATACGGAAGCACGATATACCTATCATCTTCATCCACCGGTGGAAATACCAGGGCAAAAGCTGTCAGGTCAGTCGTACTCGACAAATCCAGGCCTCCATAACAGACACGCCCTTCCAGCTCATCCACATCCACCGGAAAACTGCAAGCATCCCATTTCTCCATCGGCATCCATCTGACAGCCTGCTTCACCCACTGGTTCAGTCTCAACTGTCTGAAGGAGTTTTCTTCCCCCGGATTCTGCTTTGCCGATTCACAGGCCGCCTTTACCTTGTCGATACCCACCGTGATATCCAAAGAAGGATTCGCCTTCTTCCAGACCTTCGGATCCGTCCAGTCATCCGCTTCATCTGCGCCATAGATCACCGGATAAAAAGTCGGATCAATCTTCCGGCCTTCCAGAATGTCCTTCGCCTTCTGATGCGTCTCATAACAGATGCTGTTTGTATCCGTCCCAGCAGTTGTAATCAGGAAATACAAAGGCTGCATCCTGGCATCCCCAGAACCCTTCGTCATGACATCGAATAATTTCCTATTCGGCTGAGTATGCAGCTCATCAAAAACCACGCCGTGGATATTGAAGCCATGCTTGCTGTACGCTTCCGCAGACAGCACCTGATAAAAGCTGTTTGTCGGCTGGAAAATGATTCGTTTCTGCGAAGCCAGTATCTTCACCCTCTTATTCAGAGCAGGACACATCCTAACCATATCCGCCGCAACTTCAAAAACAATGGAAGCCTGCTGCCGGTCAGCAGCACAGCCATAAACCTCAGCTCTTTCCTCTCCATCTCCACAACAGAGCAAAAGCGCAACCGCCGCAGCAAGTTCCGACTTGCCCTGCTTCTTAGGGATCTCGATATATGCCGTGTTGAACTGACGGTATCCATTCGGCTTCATTGTCCCGAACACATCCCGGATAATCTGCTCCTGCCAGTCAATCAGTTCAAAAGGCTTCCCAGCCCAGGTTCCCTTCGTATGACACAGACATTCGATAAAGCTGACTGCGAAATCCGCCGCCTCTTTGTCATAGACGGAATCCTTCGCCTTGAACTTTGTCGGCTTATATCTCTTCAGCTTCCGCATCTTCATCCGCATCACTTCCCTTCAGCCACTGCCGGTACACCTGCTCGGAGATCTTCGCCATCATCACAGGCGGCACGCTCATTCCGCAGATATACTGGACGCTCTGATCCATGAAGTCATAATCCTGCGGAAAGGTCTGGCAGTTGATAATGTCCCTGTCCGTCATAAGCAGACCGTCACACATCCGGTATAAACTGCTCCCGGCAACGATCGTCTGGATCGGCTCATCATCCCTGTTAATCGGTGTCGAAAAGCCGTTGTTCTTGACCTTCCGAACCCTCTCATTGATATCCGCTATGCACCGGTCAGAAGGAATCCTGTACTTCAGGAGCTTTGCCTGCATACTGTTCTCATCCATCGCCTTGCCATAAGGCTCCCGGACATCCTTGAACGGGATCAGCTTGGAATGAAACTCCATAGAAAGTTTCGGATAAGCCAGATCCTTCCTATGCGCTATGAAAAAGACGCGCTCTCTTTTCTGAGGCACGCCCATCCTCGCCGCATTGAACAGAAAAATCTGCACCACATACCCGGCATCACCAAATCCCTTCACGATCTGGTTGACCCAGCCCTTCGCATTTCCAATAATGATTCCCTTCACATTCTCCGCAATCACAACCTTCGGCTGCAGCCTCTTCGCTATCGCAATGAAATAGAGGAACAGATCATCTAACCTCTGCTTCGCCTGTCCCTCCCGGAACACCTTTTCCGTATTCCAGCCTTCTTCCCTGACTCCCGCCGTAGAAAACACAGAGCAGGGCGGCGAACCGTCCAGCACATCCAGATGGAAAAGTTCCTCCGGTATCTTCTCATCCGGCAGCTTCAGGAAATCCCTGATATCCATAAGAAAACTGTGCTTCGGATGATTATTCTGCTTATAGACCTTCATCATGTCCGGATCGATCTCGCAG of Roseburia hominis contains these proteins:
- a CDS encoding terminase TerL endonuclease subunit, with the translated sequence MRKLKRYKPTKFKAKDSVYDKEAADFAVSFIECLCHTKGTWAGKPFELIDWQEQIIRDVFGTMKPNGYRQFNTAYIEIPKKQGKSELAAAVALLLCCGDGEERAEVYGCAADRQQASIVFEVAADMVRMCPALNKRVKILASQKRIIFQPTNSFYQVLSAEAYSKHGFNIHGVVFDELHTQPNRKLFDVMTKGSGDARMQPLYFLITTAGTDTNSICYETHQKAKDILEGRKIDPTFYPVIYGADEADDWTDPKVWKKANPSLDITVGIDKVKAACESAKQNPGEENSFRQLRLNQWVKQAVRWMPMEKWDACSFPVDVDELEGRVCYGGLDLSSTTDLTAFALVFPPVDEDDRYIVLPYFWVPEETLDLRVKRDHVPYDVWERKGFLETTEGNVVHYGYIEKFIERLGERFYIREIAYDRWGATQLSQDLEGMGFTVVPFGQGFASMSPPTKELMRLVLEQRIAHGGHPVLRWNMDNIFIRTDPAGNIKADKAKSTEKIDGAIAMIMALDRAIRCGNEKEESVYDTRGLLVF
- the dcm gene encoding DNA (cytosine-5-)-methyltransferase, producing the protein MKSSNMNARTAVSGSTEFPWKWSLADLEKRPKHGHTVFSCFSCGGGSSMGYKLAGFDVMGNCEIDPDMMKVYKQNNHPKHSFLMDIRDFLKLPDEKIPEELFHLDVLDGSPPCSVFSTAGVREEGWNTEKVFREGQAKQRLDDLFLYFIAIAKRLQPKVVIAENVKGIIIGNAKGWVNQIVKGFGDAGYVVQIFLFNAARMGVPQKRERVFFIAHRKDLAYPKLSMEFHSKLIPFKDVREPYGKAMDENSMQAKLLKYRIPSDRCIADINERVRKVKNNGFSTPINRDDEPIQTIVAGSSLYRMCDGLLMTDRDIINCQTFPQDYDFMDQSVQYICGMSVPPVMMAKISEQVYRQWLKGSDADEDAEAEEI